In one window of Verrucomicrobiota bacterium DNA:
- a CDS encoding 30S ribosomal protein S7: protein MSRRRQAEKREFIPDPRYQSQLVSQLINMV, encoded by the coding sequence ATGTCACGCCGTCGCCAAGCCGAAAAGAGGGAGTTCATCCCTGACCCGCGTTACCAAAGCCAGTTGGTCAGCCAGCTGATTAATATGGTAA